A stretch of the Parabacteroides timonensis genome encodes the following:
- a CDS encoding valine--tRNA ligase, with translation MEIASKYNPAEVEGKWYQYWLDNGFFKSKPDGREPYTIVIPPPNVTGVLHMGHMLNNTIQDILIRRARMLGKNACWVPGTDHASIATEAKVVNRLAQQGIKKTDLTRDEFLKHAWEWKEEHGGIILKQLRKLGASCDWDRTAFTMDEKRSESVLKVFVDLFDKGLIYRGVRMVNWDPKALTALSDEEVIYKEEHSKLFYLRYKIEGEDGYAVVATTRPETIMGDTAMCINPNDPKNQHLKGKKVIVPLVNRVIPVIEDDYVDIEFGTGCLKVTPAHDVNDYMLGEKYNLPSIDIFNDNGTLSEAAGLYIGMDRFDVRTQIEKDLEAAGLLEKVEAYENKVGYSERTNVPIEPKLSMQWFLKMEHLAQIALTPVMNDDLKFYPPKFKNTYRHWMENIKDWCISRQLWWGHRIPAYYLPEGGYVVAETPEKALELAKQKNPALTMADLRQDDDCLDTWFSSWLWPISLFDGINNPDNEEINYYYPTSDLVTGPDIIFFWVARMIMAGYEYRGDMPFKNVYFTGIVRDKLGRKMSKSLGNSPDPLLLIEQYGADGVRMGLMMAAPAGNDIPFDEALCEQGRNFNNKIWNAFRLIKGWTVDDTIAQPEASATAVKWFKMQLDKTIAEVDDLFSKYRLSEAMMVIYKLFWDEFSSWYLEMIKPGYQLPIDKVTYQATLGFFDALLRLLHPFMPFITEELWQALEPRKEGESLMVALMPEITPVDAAYLESFEIVKEIVSGVRTIRLQKNIPNKEELTLQVLGDHNDAFNPVIAKMCNLSEIAKTDDKAAGAVSFLVRTTEYAVPLGSMINVEEELAKLREELKYQQGFLASVTKKLSNESFVSKAPAKVIDMERKKQADAESKIKSIEESIAALTK, from the coding sequence ATGGAAATTGCAAGTAAGTACAATCCCGCAGAAGTAGAGGGAAAGTGGTATCAGTATTGGTTGGATAACGGCTTTTTCAAGTCGAAACCGGACGGTCGCGAACCGTACACAATTGTCATTCCGCCTCCTAACGTCACCGGCGTACTTCACATGGGACACATGCTTAACAATACCATTCAGGATATCCTGATCCGTCGTGCCCGTATGTTGGGTAAGAATGCTTGCTGGGTACCGGGTACCGACCACGCATCTATCGCTACCGAGGCAAAGGTGGTGAACAGACTGGCTCAGCAGGGAATCAAAAAGACCGACCTGACCCGCGATGAATTCCTGAAACATGCCTGGGAATGGAAAGAAGAACACGGAGGTATCATCCTAAAACAGTTACGTAAACTGGGTGCATCCTGCGATTGGGATCGTACGGCTTTTACGATGGACGAAAAACGTTCGGAAAGCGTATTGAAAGTTTTTGTCGACCTGTTCGACAAAGGCCTGATCTATCGTGGCGTGCGTATGGTAAACTGGGACCCGAAGGCCCTGACTGCTCTTTCCGATGAAGAAGTAATTTATAAAGAAGAACATAGCAAACTGTTTTACCTCCGTTATAAAATCGAAGGGGAAGACGGTTACGCCGTTGTTGCAACTACCCGTCCGGAAACGATCATGGGGGATACCGCCATGTGTATCAATCCGAACGACCCGAAGAACCAGCACCTGAAAGGTAAGAAAGTGATCGTTCCGCTGGTAAACCGTGTGATCCCGGTTATCGAGGACGATTATGTAGATATCGAATTCGGTACAGGTTGCCTGAAAGTAACTCCGGCCCATGACGTAAACGACTATATGCTGGGCGAGAAATATAACTTGCCTTCCATCGATATCTTCAACGATAACGGAACACTGAGCGAAGCCGCCGGCTTGTATATCGGTATGGATCGTTTCGATGTTCGTACACAGATCGAAAAAGACCTGGAAGCTGCCGGCCTGTTGGAAAAGGTAGAAGCTTATGAAAATAAGGTAGGTTACTCGGAACGTACCAATGTGCCTATCGAACCGAAATTGTCTATGCAATGGTTCCTGAAGATGGAACACCTGGCACAGATCGCTTTGACTCCGGTTATGAATGACGACCTGAAGTTCTATCCGCCTAAGTTCAAGAATACATACCGCCACTGGATGGAGAACATCAAGGACTGGTGTATCAGCCGTCAGTTGTGGTGGGGACATCGTATCCCGGCTTATTATCTGCCGGAAGGCGGTTATGTGGTAGCCGAAACACCTGAAAAGGCATTGGAACTGGCGAAACAAAAGAATCCAGCACTGACAATGGCCGATCTTCGTCAGGACGACGACTGTCTGGATACCTGGTTCTCTTCCTGGTTATGGCCGATCTCTCTATTCGACGGCATCAATAACCCGGATAACGAAGAGATCAACTATTACTATCCGACCAGCGACCTGGTAACAGGACCGGATATCATCTTCTTCTGGGTAGCCCGTATGATTATGGCAGGTTACGAATACAGAGGTGATATGCCGTTCAAGAATGTTTACTTTACCGGTATCGTTCGCGATAAACTCGGACGTAAGATGTCGAAGTCATTAGGAAACTCTCCCGACCCGTTATTGCTGATCGAACAGTACGGAGCCGACGGTGTTCGTATGGGATTGATGATGGCAGCACCTGCCGGAAACGATATTCCTTTCGACGAAGCTTTGTGCGAACAGGGACGTAATTTCAATAACAAGATATGGAATGCCTTCCGTTTGATCAAAGGTTGGACGGTCGACGATACGATTGCGCAGCCGGAAGCATCGGCTACTGCTGTCAAATGGTTCAAGATGCAGTTGGATAAGACGATTGCTGAGGTAGACGATCTGTTCAGCAAATACCGTCTGAGCGAAGCGATGATGGTTATCTATAAACTGTTCTGGGATGAATTCTCTTCCTGGTATCTGGAAATGATCAAGCCGGGCTATCAACTGCCGATCGATAAGGTGACTTATCAGGCAACACTCGGTTTCTTCGACGCGTTGCTTCGTCTGCTCCATCCGTTCATGCCGTTTATTACGGAAGAATTATGGCAGGCTCTCGAACCGCGTAAGGAAGGAGAAAGTCTGATGGTTGCATTAATGCCTGAAATTACACCGGTAGATGCTGCTTATCTGGAATCATTCGAGATCGTGAAAGAGATTGTGAGCGGTGTCCGTACGATCCGTCTGCAGAAGAATATTCCGAATAAGGAAGAATTGACTTTACAGGTATTGGGCGATCATAACGACGCTTTCAACCCGGTAATCGCTAAGATGTGTAACCTGTCTGAGATTGCAAAGACTGACGATAAGGCTGCCGGAGCCGTATCCTTCCTGGTTCGTACCACCGAATATGCTGTTCCTCTGGGCAGTATGATCAATGTGGAAGAAGAATTGGCTAAATTGCGTGAAGAACTGAAATATCAGCAGGGCTTCCTCGCTTCCGTTACAAAGAAACTGAGCAACGAAAGCTTTGTAAGCAAAGCCCCGGCCAAGGTAATCGATATGGAACGTAAGAAGCAAGCCGATGCCGAAAGCAAGATCAAATCGATAGAGGAGAGCATTGCTGCATTGACGAAATAA
- a CDS encoding sensor histidine kinase: MRGIRKRLFIIFCFLGSFCLPVTLYGANDISDALSLDSLFAMAQANVQQQKGFGYATQLLEEAQRRKDRYQEANAMFCHVRYYYSKNTDSMYFWMQKALPLFREQKRYVEYFRMKAWSIYVLNRSMQNEEALKYVDDLKEEATSLNFPEGVEMANQALADFYLSNNLGEEGVALYEEVIHSMEMRNAPLIKRINIIRQLMNKALDPETRLKYVERLDDYIKICKGKGIEWLDDEMSIYYLEYVMHRHYAIEYIGRDKLKEALPHLQQAQALLTKYEMYNYEIELKTIYGSYYQHSKQYNKALAIFDTLLPVWRQRNTMGGYLDMLDRKADVLLKMGRDREASQLYKEYAFLNDSLSKVRFYDKLAEMNAQHKVDKLEIKNKQMDLEVAQAHSQLLQMGGGAVLLFILCCLLGYISYSRHRYGLQLKQAKEKAEEADRMKSTFLANMNHEIRTPLNAIVGFSQVLVDEDDQETRQEYANIIQSNNELLQRLITDVLDISKIESNTMALNYAMHDLPVLMKEIYNVIKLRMPENVKLVLNECLPQLFYTDRNRLTQILTNLLTNAIKHTEKGFIRFGYEVTETDVVFSVEDSGEGIPEDKQEKIFSRFVQLDDWSKGVGLGLAICKGLITQMGGTIGVSSVFGEGSTFTVVLPLKKP; this comes from the coding sequence ATGAGGGGAATAAGAAAAAGGCTGTTCATCATCTTTTGTTTTTTAGGAAGCTTTTGTCTTCCTGTTACTTTATATGGTGCTAATGACATTTCAGATGCGCTATCTCTCGATTCGCTCTTTGCGATGGCACAGGCAAATGTACAGCAACAAAAGGGCTTTGGGTATGCCACACAATTACTGGAGGAAGCCCAACGTCGGAAGGATCGCTATCAGGAAGCGAATGCCATGTTCTGTCATGTCCGTTATTATTATTCCAAGAATACCGACAGTATGTATTTCTGGATGCAAAAGGCATTACCTCTCTTTAGGGAACAAAAGAGGTATGTAGAGTATTTCCGGATGAAGGCATGGTCTATTTATGTTTTGAATCGTTCGATGCAAAATGAAGAAGCCCTGAAATATGTTGACGATTTAAAGGAAGAAGCGACCAGTCTGAATTTTCCCGAAGGCGTAGAGATGGCCAATCAGGCACTCGCCGATTTTTATTTGTCCAATAATCTGGGAGAGGAAGGTGTCGCCCTGTATGAAGAGGTTATACATAGCATGGAAATGAGAAATGCACCTCTTATCAAGCGTATCAATATTATCCGGCAGCTCATGAATAAAGCTTTGGATCCCGAAACGAGATTGAAATATGTTGAGCGGCTGGATGATTACATTAAGATCTGTAAGGGAAAAGGGATCGAGTGGTTGGATGATGAAATGTCTATATATTACCTGGAATATGTCATGCACCGGCACTATGCCATAGAATATATTGGAAGGGATAAACTCAAAGAGGCGTTGCCCCACTTGCAACAAGCCCAGGCACTTCTGACAAAATACGAGATGTATAATTATGAAATAGAGTTGAAGACAATTTATGGATCTTATTATCAGCATAGTAAACAGTATAATAAGGCTCTGGCTATTTTTGATACTTTATTACCTGTTTGGCGCCAGCGGAATACGATGGGGGGCTACCTTGATATGTTGGATCGCAAAGCTGATGTTCTATTGAAGATGGGAAGGGATAGGGAGGCGTCGCAACTCTATAAAGAATATGCTTTTTTGAATGATTCATTATCGAAAGTCCGTTTTTACGATAAACTGGCGGAAATGAATGCGCAACATAAGGTAGACAAACTGGAAATAAAAAACAAACAGATGGATCTGGAAGTTGCCCAAGCACATTCTCAGCTTCTTCAAATGGGAGGAGGAGCCGTTCTCCTGTTTATTTTATGTTGCCTGTTGGGGTATATCTCTTATAGTCGCCATCGTTACGGCTTGCAGTTGAAACAGGCTAAAGAGAAAGCAGAAGAAGCCGACCGGATGAAATCGACCTTCCTGGCTAATATGAACCATGAAATCCGAACTCCGCTGAATGCCATTGTCGGTTTCTCTCAGGTGCTGGTAGATGAAGATGATCAGGAAACCCGGCAGGAATATGCCAATATTATACAAAGTAACAATGAACTGCTTCAGCGTTTGATAACGGATGTCCTTGATATATCGAAGATTGAGTCGAATACGATGGCTTTGAATTATGCGATGCACGATCTTCCTGTCCTGATGAAGGAGATCTATAATGTGATAAAGCTAAGGATGCCCGAAAATGTAAAACTGGTACTTAATGAGTGCCTGCCACAACTTTTTTATACAGATCGTAATCGTCTTACGCAAATTCTTACTAACTTGCTGACCAATGCAATCAAGCATACGGAAAAAGGTTTTATCCGCTTTGGTTATGAGGTGACAGAGACAGATGTCGTCTTTTCGGTGGAAGATTCGGGAGAAGGTATCCCCGAAGATAAACAGGAAAAGATATTCAGCCGTTTCGTTCAGTTGGATGACTGGAGTAAAGGAGTAGGCCTGGGGTTAGCAATTTGTAAAGGACTTATTACCCAGATGGGAGGGACGATCGGTGTTTCTTCCGTGTTTGGTGAAGGTTCAACATTTACTGTCGTTTTACCTCTGAAAAAGCCGTAA
- a CDS encoding DUF6340 family protein, whose product MRSAFYLLAIGLLTSCSSVNYVAIETYNPAEITFPENVGKVLVVNNAVPQPDDVGCQLSLFGTKQDTCHVKTDSALFATCRGLGKAMVDVSFFNDVLLYHDATRKDDVYYEDKKLTAEEVTALCDETGTDAVISVDRMLFEIQKDVVAFAEGYVAGDISVKMSGVIRGYLPGRPNPLATVYMTDSLFFSESAYNQMLLDHVLPSMDDAARASGEYIGMRASPNFVPHWTRETRWFYSGMGAHWKEATAYARSEKWEKAAERWQHLYETSNSWKTQAKVASNIALGYEMKSELKEAYDWAKKSYDLFKKNEGDQGKNTRLLYLYVEALANRIRSDKKLNMQFGE is encoded by the coding sequence ATGAGAAGTGCGTTTTATTTATTGGCAATTGGCTTGTTGACGTCTTGTAGTTCGGTCAACTATGTGGCGATTGAAACATACAATCCGGCAGAGATTACTTTTCCGGAAAATGTCGGTAAAGTACTGGTCGTGAATAATGCAGTGCCGCAACCGGATGATGTCGGTTGTCAGCTTAGTCTGTTCGGTACAAAACAGGATACCTGCCATGTGAAAACCGATAGTGCTTTATTTGCTACTTGTCGAGGACTGGGGAAGGCAATGGTCGATGTCTCTTTTTTCAACGACGTGCTTCTTTATCATGATGCTACCCGTAAGGATGATGTGTATTACGAGGATAAGAAACTGACAGCGGAGGAAGTTACTGCTTTGTGTGATGAAACCGGAACGGATGCAGTGATCTCAGTGGATCGTATGTTATTTGAAATACAAAAAGATGTGGTTGCATTTGCAGAAGGGTATGTGGCCGGTGATATCAGTGTAAAAATGTCGGGTGTGATACGTGGTTACCTGCCGGGCAGACCGAATCCTTTGGCCACTGTTTACATGACGGATAGTCTTTTCTTTTCGGAAAGTGCCTATAACCAGATGCTTTTGGATCATGTATTGCCCTCTATGGATGACGCTGCACGTGCATCGGGCGAGTATATCGGTATGAGAGCAAGCCCTAATTTTGTTCCTCACTGGACTCGTGAGACTCGCTGGTTCTATTCGGGTATGGGAGCGCATTGGAAAGAAGCTACTGCTTATGCCCGTTCAGAGAAGTGGGAAAAGGCAGCCGAGCGCTGGCAACATCTGTATGAGACTTCCAATAGCTGGAAGACTCAGGCAAAAGTCGCATCCAATATCGCTTTGGGATATGAAATGAAAAGTGAGTTGAAGGAGGCGTACGATTGGGCTAAAAAGTCATACGACCTGTTTAAAAAGAATGAAGGCGACCAGGGTAAGAACACCCGTCTTTTATATCTTTATGTAGAAGCGTTAGCAAACCGGATACGCTCGGATAAAAAACTTAATATGCAATTTGGAGAATAA
- a CDS encoding PD-(D/E)XK nuclease family protein: MKSEIDKFSTIIRDFAQLPKKEISPTFMEICKYPYNRFEEICSRVLQFYFNPKAEHGFKALWLVSLLDAIKQTQVYQITDNVNVVTEENANGKRIDLTIISDKFVIGIENKTTADVYNPLNEYTRHIQDAYKDKIQILLVLSIKPITCISAKRTLKVNGFISLTYKELFESVYQNLGNYITNSNQKYLTYMLDFMKTIDNMDNSNTNIENDFFFKNKEEIEELIGRFNRYKENILSYQKEQISILEQRISDVTGRKWWVWQGWDLGISFNDEEHRIGIESSYEATKDDPCAKFHIYITTWKMKDWFPYKDNVLKHFPEYIFLDEYNDGRSYLHLPIIEGNDQDKIIEALKKTFETMKMITSKE; the protein is encoded by the coding sequence ATGAAAAGTGAAATAGATAAATTTTCAACTATTATCCGCGATTTTGCTCAATTGCCTAAGAAAGAAATATCTCCTACTTTTATGGAGATTTGTAAATATCCATATAATAGGTTTGAAGAAATCTGTAGTAGAGTTTTACAATTTTATTTCAACCCAAAAGCTGAGCATGGATTTAAAGCTCTGTGGTTAGTGTCACTATTGGATGCAATAAAACAAACTCAAGTTTATCAAATCACAGATAATGTGAATGTTGTAACAGAGGAAAATGCAAATGGCAAACGAATCGATTTAACAATCATATCTGATAAGTTTGTTATAGGTATTGAGAATAAGACGACCGCTGATGTATATAATCCGTTAAACGAATATACAAGACATATACAAGACGCGTACAAAGACAAAATACAAATACTGTTGGTTTTATCTATAAAACCTATCACTTGTATATCTGCCAAAAGAACACTTAAGGTAAATGGATTTATATCACTAACTTACAAGGAACTATTTGAATCTGTTTATCAAAATTTAGGTAACTACATAACAAATAGCAATCAAAAATATCTTACTTATATGTTAGACTTTATGAAAACAATAGATAATATGGATAATTCAAATACAAATATAGAAAACGACTTTTTCTTTAAAAATAAAGAAGAGATAGAAGAACTGATAGGAAGATTTAATAGATATAAAGAAAATATTCTATCTTATCAAAAAGAACAAATATCTATTTTGGAACAGCGAATAAGTGATGTTACAGGACGTAAATGGTGGGTTTGGCAAGGATGGGATTTAGGCATAAGTTTTAATGATGAGGAACATAGAATTGGTATTGAATCAAGTTATGAAGCAACAAAGGATGATCCATGTGCAAAATTTCATATATATATAACTACTTGGAAAATGAAAGATTGGTTCCCCTATAAAGATAACGTCCTTAAACATTTTCCTGAATATATTTTCCTTGATGAATATAATGATGGACGTTCTTATCTTCATTTGCCTATAATAGAAGGTAATGACCAAGACAAAATAATAGAAGCACTAAAAAAGACTTTTGAAACAATGAAAATGATTACTTCAAAAGAATGA
- a CDS encoding sugar-binding domain-containing protein: MKKNILVLLFWVLTFNLSASGLPEFSTAGFYELPNTGREVYSMNLAWRFIKGDVSGTPYATDFDDSGWEVVSLPHGLEYLPVEASGCVNYQGIAWYRKRFIPDDHLKGKQLFVHFEAIMGKSEVYVNGQLLKKHYGGYLPVILDVTNLLKWNEENVIVVKADNNDDPSFPVGKPQNLLDFTYFGGIYRDCWLVAHNDVFITNSNYEDEVAGGGLFVSYADVSEKSALVNLKAHIRNNSASDKKVTVTFELKKKSGELVRRVSTRLAVKRGDASYAVGSMKINMPSLWSPDHPYLYDLEVMVRDANGQVVDGYRQRVGIRSIEFRQTEGLWINGKPYEGKIMGTNRHQDFAVLGNALPNSMQWRDAKKLRDAGLKVIRTHYVIDPAFMDACDELGLFALVEVPGWQFWNKEPVFGERLYSDIRNMIRIHRNHASLFFWEPILNETHYPEDFAKKALDICREEYPYPYSIAACDDGAAGDQYYSLLLRPIESNLRTDKTYFIREWGDNVDDWNAQNSDSRVARGWGEVPMLLQAEHYANPSYIKDYPVLCYETICNKPSQIVGACFWHSFDHQRGYHADPFYGGIMDAFRQPKTSYYMFMAQRSPEKSNLIADNGPMIYIAHEMTPFSPKDVTVYSNCDEVRLTVFKDGKKYIYKKDPDHKGMPSPIITFEDAYHFMEWKVMARSGKQNDAYLLAEGLMDGKIVVSDKRYPSGQADHISLRLDNEQIPLKADGSDVVTVIAEIVDKRGTVKRLNNSVIRFNIEGEGRLLGDASVGGNPCQVIWGSAPVLVQSTAKPGKIKIIASMQNPGQARPLEGILEFESVINDQKEVFSQKELSLSGQARSAVNLSSNKSDQERENERLRRELNQLKVKEVEKQQTQFGVGIND; encoded by the coding sequence ATGAAAAAGAATATTTTAGTGTTGCTATTTTGGGTATTGACATTTAACCTATCCGCTTCAGGTTTACCGGAATTCTCGACTGCCGGTTTTTATGAGTTACCCAATACTGGTCGTGAGGTCTATTCCATGAATTTGGCGTGGAGGTTTATAAAAGGGGATGTATCGGGAACTCCCTATGCCACCGACTTTGATGATTCAGGTTGGGAAGTTGTTTCACTCCCGCACGGATTGGAATATCTGCCGGTAGAAGCCAGCGGTTGTGTAAACTATCAGGGTATTGCCTGGTATCGTAAACGTTTCATACCGGATGATCATTTGAAAGGAAAACAATTGTTCGTACATTTTGAGGCGATCATGGGGAAAAGTGAGGTCTATGTAAACGGGCAGTTGTTAAAAAAACATTACGGCGGATACTTGCCTGTTATCCTGGATGTAACGAATCTCCTGAAATGGAACGAAGAGAATGTAATAGTTGTAAAAGCAGATAATAACGATGATCCTTCTTTTCCTGTCGGTAAACCGCAAAATCTTTTGGACTTTACTTATTTCGGTGGCATTTACCGTGATTGCTGGCTGGTTGCACATAATGACGTGTTTATAACCAATTCGAATTATGAAGATGAAGTTGCTGGAGGTGGTTTATTTGTCTCCTATGCCGATGTATCTGAAAAAAGTGCCCTTGTAAATCTAAAAGCCCATATCCGCAATAATTCGGCAAGTGACAAAAAGGTTACGGTTACTTTTGAGTTGAAAAAGAAATCGGGTGAACTTGTCAGGCGCGTTTCAACGAGGTTAGCTGTGAAGAGGGGGGATGCCTCGTATGCTGTTGGTTCGATGAAAATTAACATGCCTTCTTTATGGAGCCCCGATCATCCCTATTTATATGATCTGGAAGTGATGGTCAGAGATGCCAATGGCCAGGTGGTGGATGGTTATCGCCAGAGAGTGGGTATCAGAAGTATAGAATTCAGGCAAACGGAAGGTCTGTGGATAAACGGTAAACCTTACGAAGGAAAAATAATGGGAACGAATCGCCATCAGGACTTTGCCGTTTTGGGAAATGCTCTACCCAATTCGATGCAGTGGAGGGATGCCAAAAAATTGCGTGATGCAGGCTTGAAGGTTATTCGTACACATTATGTGATAGATCCGGCATTTATGGATGCCTGCGATGAACTGGGTTTGTTTGCCCTTGTGGAAGTGCCAGGCTGGCAGTTCTGGAATAAAGAACCGGTCTTTGGAGAAAGGCTTTATTCGGATATACGGAATATGATACGTATACACCGTAACCATGCCTCTTTGTTCTTTTGGGAACCGATTTTGAACGAAACGCATTATCCGGAGGATTTTGCTAAAAAGGCGTTGGATATTTGCCGGGAAGAATATCCATATCCTTATAGTATCGCAGCTTGCGACGATGGTGCGGCCGGAGATCAATATTATTCATTGCTATTGCGTCCTATTGAATCGAATTTGCGTACGGATAAAACCTATTTTATCCGTGAATGGGGAGATAATGTAGATGATTGGAATGCTCAGAATTCTGATAGTCGCGTGGCGCGCGGGTGGGGGGAAGTACCGATGCTGCTTCAGGCGGAACATTATGCGAATCCGTCTTACATAAAGGATTATCCGGTTTTATGTTACGAGACGATCTGCAACAAACCCAGTCAGATAGTCGGTGCCTGCTTCTGGCACTCGTTCGACCATCAGCGTGGTTATCATGCCGATCCTTTCTATGGCGGAATTATGGATGCTTTCCGACAGCCGAAAACATCTTATTATATGTTTATGGCACAACGCTCTCCAGAGAAGAGCAATTTGATTGCTGATAACGGACCGATGATTTATATCGCGCATGAAATGACACCTTTTTCACCGAAAGATGTGACTGTATATTCCAATTGCGATGAAGTTCGTTTGACAGTTTTCAAGGATGGGAAAAAATATATTTATAAGAAGGATCCGGATCATAAAGGTATGCCGTCTCCCATTATAACTTTTGAGGATGCTTATCATTTTATGGAGTGGAAAGTGATGGCTCGTTCAGGAAAACAAAATGACGCCTACTTGTTGGCTGAAGGGTTGATGGACGGGAAGATTGTTGTGAGCGATAAGCGCTATCCATCCGGTCAGGCCGATCATATATCCCTTCGTCTGGATAATGAACAGATCCCTTTGAAAGCAGATGGTTCTGATGTGGTAACAGTTATTGCCGAAATTGTCGACAAGCGCGGAACAGTAAAACGATTGAATAACTCTGTTATCCGTTTTAACATAGAGGGAGAAGGACGTTTGTTGGGAGATGCTTCCGTTGGAGGTAATCCGTGTCAGGTGATTTGGGGTTCTGCTCCGGTTTTGGTACAATCGACAGCAAAGCCGGGCAAGATTAAAATTATTGCTTCTATGCAAAATCCGGGTCAGGCGCGTCCGCTGGAAGGAATATTGGAGTTTGAAAGTGTAATAAATGATCAAAAAGAAGTTTTCTCGCAGAAAGAGTTATCCTTATCCGGACAAGCACGTTCTGCAGTTAATCTCTCCAGCAATAAAAGTGATCAGGAAAGGGAAAATGAACGTTTGCGTAGGGAATTAAATCAGTTGAAAGTAAAAGAAGTGGAAAAACAACAGACGCAGTTCGGTGTTGGCATCAATGACTGA
- a CDS encoding sugar phosphate isomerase/epimerase family protein: MKNSRRNFFRQGLAGAILLGSASVVKAGLPDRIIPKAAKSINPWRLGMAGYTFVNFDLDTTLKTLERLDIHYLCIKDFHLPMDSTDEQIKAFHEKCAAHKVTGYAVGPIYMKSEQEIDRAFEYAKRVGVKLIVGVPNYELLPYVDKKVKEYDFNYAIHLHGPDIKTYPDATDVWEHTKDLDPRIGMCLDIGHDLRNGCNPVTDLKKYHTRVFDMHIKDVTDSSKAGVGIEIGRGKIDFPALMKMMREVNYTGMCSLEYEKDMKDPFLGIAESIGYFKAVSDIV, encoded by the coding sequence ATGAAGAATTCTAGAAGAAACTTTTTTAGACAAGGACTTGCCGGCGCTATATTATTAGGTTCGGCCAGTGTAGTAAAAGCCGGTTTGCCGGACAGGATCATTCCCAAGGCTGCCAAGTCGATTAATCCCTGGCGATTGGGGATGGCTGGCTATACATTTGTTAATTTTGATTTGGACACAACCCTAAAGACTTTGGAGAGACTGGATATTCATTATCTTTGTATCAAGGATTTCCACTTGCCGATGGATAGTACCGACGAACAGATTAAAGCATTTCATGAGAAATGCGCCGCTCATAAAGTGACGGGTTATGCGGTTGGTCCTATCTATATGAAGAGTGAACAGGAGATCGACCGTGCTTTCGAGTATGCGAAACGTGTAGGTGTAAAGTTGATTGTGGGCGTTCCCAACTACGAATTGCTCCCGTATGTGGACAAGAAAGTGAAGGAATACGATTTCAATTATGCGATCCACCTGCATGGTCCCGATATTAAAACCTATCCGGACGCAACGGATGTCTGGGAGCATACGAAAGACCTGGATCCGCGTATCGGAATGTGCCTGGATATCGGTCATGATCTGCGTAACGGTTGTAATCCGGTTACCGACTTGAAGAAATATCATACCCGTGTGTTTGATATGCATATCAAGGATGTAACAGACTCATCGAAGGCAGGTGTCGGTATAGAGATCGGTCGTGGAAAGATCGACTTTCCAGCATTAATGAAAATGATGCGTGAAGTGAACTATACTGGTATGTGCAGCCTGGAATACGAGAAGGATATGAAAGATCCTTTCCTCGGTATCGCAGAGTCGATCGGCTATTTCAAGGCGGTGAGCGATATTGTATAA